Proteins from a genomic interval of Zonotrichia albicollis isolate bZonAlb1 chromosome 18, bZonAlb1.hap1, whole genome shotgun sequence:
- the ANKLE2 gene encoding ankyrin repeat and LEM domain-containing protein 2 isoform X4 produces MDTILSRLKKLSHDELREEIVRAGLKCGPITATTRFIFEKKLAQALLEQQGALEEEGSALPEEAAGNVPVIHNSHGGAAEEVVFGYCVGLNPPEEDAGTLMNCSAPARGAGDSQISAQTPSRDPPLFYGVCPVYDDILARNERIHVYEDRKEALQAVKLIKGSRFKAFTNREDAEKFAKGICDYFPSPGKSSLCLSPVKMGSFNRDGLCSPESDTANKERANSYKSPRTQDLTAKLRKAVEKGDTATFSDLIWSNPRYLIGSGDNPTIVQEGCRYNVMHVAAKENQPAICQLLLDTLENPEFMRLMYPDDNDVMLKKRIQYIVDLYLNTPDKMWFDTPLHFACKFGNVDVVNVLTSHPAIVKNPRNKYDQTPAEVVCERSKNKSAELKEKIKEYLKGHYYVPLLRAEDNSSAPVIGAPWSPDQTDDGPQRAWPKYPGSPKDPVLSIRAFAGPMSPSKAEEFRRLWKTPPRERAGFFHNVRKSDLERGVERVGRELAHELGFPWVEYWEFLGCFVDLSSQEGLRKLEEYLSHREMSEKAQPETGENETCNRYKTPHPSGKSKKSCNSISVGAFLDEDDDDMSLEEIKNRQNAARNISPSLVSKEPSIDAIGDAECDILSMECAGNIIETSAHPRHYEKGAAASKNGFCSPVSSKRIISDRNDGSECLMSPVSNLMSEFEGLSFQEQEVAGVSHKITKQTENEGILDKTCSAVSLASSPEPNVTGKHGETKLRTDHKISLEKERVSRESGIQTRESQQRQELSSQKFLSKTSPTNDNLKLFLLGEQPSKLDGDVLAAIEGAEIDPQKFPMIYKWKHAVQSYSSSDRQSWPSPALKARFQSQSMAAGLPNASAYPSSGRNSPIPGSPGKHGSSFPPEPGSPGRYSPACILRCFAEPPAH; encoded by the exons ATGGATACAATATTATCCCGATTAAAGAAGCTCAGCCACGATGAGCTTAGAGAAGAGATTGTGAGAGCAGGACTGAAATGTGGGCCCATTACGGCAACTACAAggtttatttttgaaaaaaaattggctCAGGCgctgttggagcagcaaggagCCCTGGAGGAGGAAGGGTCTGCTCTGCCAGAGGAGGCTGCTGGAAATGTGCCAGTGATTCACAACAGCCATGGAGgtgctgctgaggaggtggTCTTTGGGTACTGTGTGGGCCTGAACCCTCCAGAAGAAGATGCTGGGACACTCATGAACTGTTCAGCTCCAGCCCGTGGTGCTGGAGATTCACAAATCTCTGCTCAGACACCATCCAGAGATCCTCCACTGTTCTATGGTGTTTGCCCAGTTTATGATGACATACTGGCCAGGAATG AGAGGATACATGTTTATGAAGATAGAAAGGAAGCTCTCCAGGCTGTTAAGCTGATTAAGGGTTCCCGTTTTAAAGCTTTTACAAACAGAGAGGATGCTGAGAAATTTGCTAAAGGAATCTGTGAttatttcccatctccaggcaagTCCTCTTTATGTTTGTCTCCAGTGAAAATGGGATCATTTAACAGAG ATGGTTTGTGCTCCCCTGAGAGTGACACTGCCAATAAGGAGAGAGCCAACAGCTACAAAAGCCCACGGACTCAGGATCTCACAGCCAAGCTTCGGAAAGCTGTGGAGAAAGGAGACACAGCAACGTTCTCTGACCTTATTTGGAGTAACCCTCGCTACCTGATCGGCTCAGGAGACAACCCAACCATTGTACAG GAAGGGTGTAGGTACAATGTCATGCATGTTGCTGCCAAGGAGAATCAGCCTGCTATCTGCCAGTTACTGCTGGACACTCTGGAAAATCCAGAATTTATGCGGCTCATGTACCCAGATGATAACGATGTCATGTTGAAGAAACGCATCCAATATATTGTTGACCTTTACCTGAACACTCCAGATAAAATG TGGTTTGATACTCCGTTGCATTTTGCTTGCAAGTTTGGGAATGTGGATGTGGTTAATGTGCTTACCTCACACCCAGCCATTGTGAAAAACCCAAGAAACAAATATGATCAAACTCCAGCAGAA GTAGTCTGTGAAAGAAGCAAGAACAAATCTGCTGAAttgaaagaaaagataaaagagTACTTGAAAG GTCACTATTATGTGCCACTGCTGAGGGCAGAAGACAATTCCTCAGCCCCGGTCATTGGGGCCCCGTGGTCGCCCGACCAGACGGACGATGGCCCCCAGAGAGCTTGGCCTAAATACCCTGGCAGCCCCAAAGACCCAGTGCTGTCCATCAGGGCTTTTGCAGGCCCCATGAGCCCCTCAAAG GCTGAAGAATTTCGCAGGCTGTGGAAAACTCCACCTCGAGAGAGAGCTGGCTTCTTTCACAATGTCAGGAAATCTGATCTGGAGAGAGGTGTTGAAAGAGTTGGAAG GGAGTTAGCTCATGAGCTGGGGTTCCCGTGGGTTGAATACTGGGAATTTCTGGGCTGTTTTGTTGATCTGTCTTCCCAGGAGGGGCTGCGAAAGTTAGAAGAGTACCTGAGTCATCGTGAAATGAGCGAAAAGGCTCAGCCAGAAACAGGGGAAAATGAAACCTGCAACAGATACAAAACTCCACATCCCTCTG gtaaaagcaaaaagtcctgCAATTCCATTTCTGTTGGAGCATTTTtggatgaggatgatgatgacatgagcttagaagaaattaaaaacagacaaaatgCAGCACGAAATATCAGCCCCTCTCTGGTGTCCAAGGAGCCCAGCATTGATGCCATTGGAGATGCTGAGTGTGATATCCTGTCCATGGAGTGTGCAGGAAACATCATAGAGACCTCAGCTCACCCTCGGCACTATGAGAagggggctgctgccagcaaaaATGGGTTTTGCAGTCCTGTGTCCAGTAAAAGGATCATCAGTGACAGAAATGATGGGTCAGAATGCCTCATGTCACCTGTTTCCAATTTGATGTCAGAATTTGAAGGCCTGTCATTCCAAGAACAAGAGGTTGCAGGAGTATCTCATAAAATCACTAAACAAACTGAGAATGAGGGAATTCTGGACAAgacctgctctgcagtgtcactggCAAGTTCTCCTGAGCCAAATGTTACAGGAAAACATGGAGAGACCAAGTTAAGGACAGACCACAAAATATCATTAGAAAAGGAGAGAGTGTCCAGAGAATCTGGAATTCAGACTAGGGAGTCACAGCAACGTCAAGAACTTTCCTCCCAGAAGTTTCTTTCAAAGACTTCACCCACAAACGACAATTTAAAGTTATTCCTTCTTGG GGAGCAGCCCTCAAAGCTGGATGGTGATGTCTTAGCAGCTATAGAAGGAGCAGAGATTGATCCCCAGAAATTCCCGATGATTTACAAATGGAAACACGCAGTGCAATCCTACTCCTCATCTGACAGGCAAAG TTGGCCAAGTCCAGCGTTGAAGGCAAGATTCCAGTCCCAATCCATGGCTGCTGGTCTTCCAAATGCTTCAGCGTATCCTAGTTCAGGAAGAAACAGTCCCATCCCAGGGAGCCCGGGGAAGCACGGCAGCTCCTTCCCCCCGGAGCCCGGCAGCCCCGGGCGCTACAGCCCCGCCTGCATCCTGCGCTGCTTTGCGGAGCCTCCTGCCCACTAG